From Amycolatopsis sp. YIM 10, the proteins below share one genomic window:
- a CDS encoding rhomboid family intramembrane serine protease has translation MLPEPSPKPPVAPGKRILPPKPLASLIVVTGFVGLLWVIEGIDTVLAHPFDDDGIWPRTIEQWDGLIWAPMLHFGWDHLAANSVPLLVLGLLATSGGLRQFFGVLTIIWLFAGVGTFLIGGEGVHAGASGLVFGLLTFLLVRGLFARSLPQILIAVGVFLLYGYALWGVLPSEPGVSWEGHLCGAIGGIVAAWMVGKSLRPPKPQPAI, from the coding sequence ATGCTGCCAGAGCCGTCGCCCAAACCGCCGGTCGCGCCCGGCAAGCGGATCCTGCCGCCGAAACCGCTGGCCTCGCTGATCGTGGTCACCGGTTTTGTCGGCCTGCTCTGGGTGATCGAGGGCATCGACACCGTGCTCGCGCACCCCTTCGACGACGACGGCATCTGGCCGCGCACCATCGAGCAGTGGGACGGCCTGATCTGGGCCCCGATGCTGCACTTCGGCTGGGACCACCTCGCCGCGAACTCGGTGCCGCTGCTGGTGCTCGGCCTGCTCGCCACCTCCGGCGGGCTGCGTCAGTTCTTCGGCGTGCTCACCATCATCTGGCTCTTCGCCGGCGTCGGCACCTTCCTGATCGGCGGTGAGGGCGTGCACGCCGGCGCGTCCGGGCTGGTCTTCGGCCTGCTCACGTTCCTGCTGGTGCGCGGCCTGTTCGCGCGCAGCCTCCCGCAGATCCTGATCGCCGTCGGGGTTTTCCTGCTCTACGGCTACGCGCTGTGGGGTGTGCTCCCGAGCGAGCCCGGTGTCTCGTGGGAGGGCCACCTTTGCGGTGCCATCGGCGGGATCGTCGCGGCTTGGATGGTCGGCAAGTCACTCCGCCCACCCAAGCCGCAACCTGCGATTTAG
- a CDS encoding methylated-DNA--[protein]-cysteine S-methyltransferase, translated as MDTVAFGSLATEVGKVLVAVTPAGLASTAFDDTPELREGIATRLGLPVVVDPARVEPVLAELREYFDGTRERFDFDVDWRLYSATQQRVLGTLYETVPYGKTVTYGELAERSGTGVPARGIGSIMGSNPIPIVVPCHRVLASTGLGGFSGGEGVPSKRQLLTLEGHLPPGLW; from the coding sequence ATGGACACGGTGGCGTTCGGCAGCCTGGCGACCGAGGTGGGAAAGGTGCTGGTCGCGGTCACTCCGGCCGGTCTGGCGTCGACGGCCTTCGACGACACCCCGGAGCTGCGGGAGGGCATCGCCACGCGGCTCGGCCTGCCGGTGGTGGTGGATCCGGCGCGCGTGGAACCGGTGCTGGCCGAGCTGCGCGAGTACTTCGACGGCACGCGGGAGCGGTTCGACTTCGACGTCGACTGGCGCCTGTACTCGGCGACGCAGCAGCGGGTGCTCGGCACGCTGTACGAGACGGTGCCCTACGGCAAGACGGTCACCTACGGCGAGCTGGCCGAACGCAGCGGCACCGGCGTGCCCGCGCGCGGGATCGGCTCGATCATGGGCAGCAACCCGATCCCGATCGTGGTGCCGTGCCACCGGGTGCTGGCCAGCACCGGCCTCGGCGGCTTCAGCGGCGGTGAGGGCGTCCCGTCGAAACGGCAACTGCTCACCCTGGAGGGCCACCTGCCGCCGGGCCTGTGGTGA
- a CDS encoding dihydrofolate reductase family protein: MALVGVHNFAISLDGYGTGAGQSAEAHFGHAGDRLHQWMFATSGWQAGGSGGVDDAFFRRHDPGIGAEIMGAGKFGHPGWHEDPDWKGAWGPNPPFHTPVFVLTHHTRPSIEMEGGTTYHFLDASPAEALEVAREAAGGKDIRIGGGPTTVREFLEARLIDHLHVVVVPILLGRGVGLWDGLEGLEKDYDVEATSSPSGVTHVTFTRTTA, from the coding sequence ATGGCACTCGTCGGCGTTCACAACTTCGCCATTTCCCTCGACGGCTACGGCACCGGTGCCGGGCAGAGCGCCGAGGCGCACTTCGGCCACGCCGGGGACCGGTTGCACCAGTGGATGTTCGCCACCAGTGGATGGCAGGCCGGTGGCAGCGGCGGCGTCGACGACGCCTTCTTCCGGCGGCACGATCCGGGGATCGGCGCCGAGATCATGGGGGCCGGCAAGTTCGGCCACCCCGGCTGGCACGAGGACCCGGACTGGAAGGGCGCCTGGGGCCCCAACCCGCCGTTCCACACGCCGGTTTTTGTGCTCACCCACCACACGCGCCCGTCGATCGAGATGGAGGGTGGCACCACCTACCACTTCCTCGACGCGTCCCCGGCCGAGGCGCTCGAAGTCGCTCGCGAAGCCGCGGGCGGCAAGGACATCCGCATCGGCGGAGGCCCCACGACGGTGCGCGAATTCCTCGAAGCCCGGCTCATCGACCACCTGCACGTCGTGGTCGTCCCGATCCTGCTCGGCCGCGGTGTCGGCCTGTGGGACGGGTTGGAAGGGCTGGAAAAGGACTATGACGTCGAGGCCACGTCCTCACCGAGCGGCGTCACGCACGTGACCTTCACCCGCACCACCGCCTGA
- a CDS encoding cysteine dioxygenase family protein, with product MTTTLPRPLTELTELVDGVRAAVAVQADWAGTAQLVAEQLRAHLPTPDVLTAEQRLGSPDDYCGHTLHVEPGGSFSIVALVWRPGQFTRIHDHVTWCVLGVIQGVEHEELFDADLNLIGRSENRTGEVSGFAPPGDIHRVRNASDTTAISIHVYGTDISRISSSARRYYN from the coding sequence ATGACCACGACACTTCCCCGCCCCCTCACCGAACTGACCGAACTGGTGGACGGCGTCCGCGCCGCCGTCGCCGTCCAAGCCGACTGGGCGGGCACCGCGCAGCTCGTCGCCGAGCAGCTGCGGGCCCACCTGCCCACCCCGGACGTGCTGACCGCCGAGCAGCGCCTCGGCTCGCCCGACGACTACTGCGGCCACACCCTGCACGTCGAGCCGGGTGGCTCGTTCTCGATCGTCGCGCTGGTCTGGCGACCCGGGCAGTTCACCCGGATCCACGACCACGTCACCTGGTGCGTGCTCGGTGTCATCCAGGGCGTCGAGCACGAGGAACTCTTCGACGCGGATCTGAACCTGATCGGCCGCAGCGAGAACCGGACCGGCGAGGTCAGCGGTTTCGCGCCGCCGGGCGACATCCACCGCGTGCGCAACGCGAGCGACACGACGGCGATCTCCATCCACGTCTACGGAACCGACATCTCCCGCATCTCATCGAGCGCCCGCCGGTACTACAACTGA
- a CDS encoding LysR family transcriptional regulator: MLDVTRLRVIDALARLGSVTAAAKELHYTQPTISHHLARLEAETGAQLLQRAGRGIRLTPAGQLLASRAAEILGRIDAADAELSAHVGLNAGRVRLASFSSVIGSLVPRAVAALTERHPGLQIGLTDTQPPEALEMLRTGKIDIAIIFRYDDTEPEPPNVRLHHLLDDPLHLLSTSQGQTLSSLRDATWIAGCPRCRVHLLSMCAKEGFEPRIGYTSEDMVVMQALVAAGLGVTTSPGLALRAHRADGIVASELPVRQHIYAATYGEPPDPPATAALLTALVEAAAAITA; encoded by the coding sequence ATGCTGGACGTGACCAGACTTCGTGTCATCGACGCGCTCGCGCGGCTCGGCTCGGTGACCGCCGCGGCGAAGGAACTCCACTACACCCAGCCGACGATCAGTCACCACCTCGCGCGGCTCGAAGCCGAGACGGGTGCGCAACTACTGCAACGGGCGGGCCGTGGGATCCGGCTGACTCCCGCCGGTCAGTTGCTGGCCTCACGGGCCGCCGAGATCCTCGGCCGGATCGACGCCGCCGACGCCGAACTCTCCGCGCACGTGGGGTTGAACGCCGGACGCGTGCGGCTGGCCAGTTTCTCGTCGGTGATCGGTTCGCTCGTCCCGCGCGCGGTGGCGGCACTGACCGAACGGCACCCCGGCCTGCAGATCGGCCTGACCGACACACAACCGCCCGAAGCGCTGGAAATGCTGCGCACCGGCAAGATCGACATCGCGATCATCTTCCGCTACGACGACACCGAGCCCGAACCGCCGAACGTGCGCCTGCACCACCTGCTCGACGATCCGCTGCACCTGCTTTCGACCAGCCAGGGGCAAACGCTGTCCAGCCTGCGCGACGCCACCTGGATCGCCGGGTGCCCGCGGTGCCGGGTGCACCTGCTGTCGATGTGCGCGAAAGAGGGTTTCGAACCGCGGATCGGCTACACCTCCGAGGACATGGTCGTCATGCAGGCGCTGGTCGCCGCGGGCCTCGGCGTGACGACCAGCCCCGGCCTGGCGCTGCGCGCCCACCGCGCCGACGGCATCGTGGCGAGTGAACTCCCTGTGCGCCAGCACATCTACGCCGCGACCTACGGCGAGCCGCCCGATCCGCCCGCTACGGCCGCGCTGTTGACGGCGCTCGTGGAAGCCGCCGCCGCCATCACGGCTTAG
- a CDS encoding MarR family winged helix-turn-helix transcriptional regulator: MGDHEDEELRWLDEPEKAAWTGLISLVLLLPGKLESPLRQEHGLTLFEYLVLSHLSEAPQRKLRMGELAFLASGSLSRLSNVVKRAEQRGWVVRTPDPADGRYTLAELTDEGFDIVHQAAPTHLRSVRSVVLDSLNTADQKALVRIAEKLRIVPDDFAKP, encoded by the coding sequence ATGGGCGACCACGAGGACGAGGAACTGCGGTGGCTGGACGAGCCGGAGAAGGCGGCCTGGACCGGGCTGATCTCCCTCGTCCTGCTGCTGCCGGGCAAGCTGGAATCGCCGCTGCGGCAGGAACACGGCCTCACCCTGTTCGAGTACCTCGTGCTCAGTCATCTTTCCGAGGCCCCGCAGCGCAAATTGCGGATGGGGGAACTCGCTTTCCTTGCCAGCGGGTCGCTTTCTCGTCTGTCCAATGTGGTCAAACGCGCTGAGCAGCGAGGCTGGGTCGTGCGGACACCCGACCCGGCCGACGGCCGTTACACCCTCGCCGAACTCACTGACGAGGGCTTCGACATCGTGCACCAGGCAGCGCCCACGCACCTGCGCTCCGTGCGGAGCGTCGTCCTCGACTCGCTCAACACGGCCGACCAGAAGGCACTCGTCCGCATCGCGGAGAAACTCCGCATCGTGCCCGACGACTTCGCTAAGCCGTGA
- a CDS encoding Rid family hydrolase, which translates to MSTVTFGVVPGFGEKLHDALGYSGAVRVGDRVEISGQAGVDDDLNIPESLEEEIVLAFDNVERTLATVGATWKDVIHVNSYHKVDPGEDVIGDDHNKVMAEQFRRRLGGRAPIWTETGVTVLGLADMRVEIRVTAIAGSGN; encoded by the coding sequence ATGAGCACTGTCACCTTCGGCGTCGTCCCGGGCTTCGGCGAGAAGCTGCACGACGCACTCGGCTACAGCGGGGCCGTCCGCGTCGGCGACCGGGTCGAGATCTCCGGGCAGGCCGGGGTGGACGACGACCTGAACATCCCCGAGTCGCTGGAGGAGGAGATCGTCCTGGCGTTCGACAACGTGGAGCGCACGCTCGCCACGGTCGGCGCGACCTGGAAGGACGTCATCCACGTCAACTCGTACCACAAGGTCGACCCGGGCGAGGATGTCATCGGGGACGACCACAACAAGGTCATGGCCGAGCAGTTCCGCCGTCGCCTCGGCGGCCGCGCGCCGATCTGGACCGAAACCGGCGTCACGGTACTCGGCCTCGCCGACATGCGCGTGGAAATCCGCGTCACCGCCATCGCCGGCTCCGGGAACTGA
- a CDS encoding PLP-dependent cysteine synthase family protein produces the protein MARYESLLDALGGTPLVGLPRLSPTHDVRLWAKLEDRNPTGSIKDRPALAMIEAAEREGVLRRGSTILEPTSGNTGIALAMAAKLKGYGLVCVMPENTSAERKQLLQAYGARIVFSPAAGGSNEAVRRAKELAKANPEWVMLYQYGNPANADAHYRGTGPELLKDLPTVTHFVGGLGTTGTLVGVGRYLHEAKPDVQIIAAEPRYGELVYGLRNIDEGFVPELYDASVLNGRYSVGAYDALRRTRELLEHEGIFAGISTGAVLHAALAVAEKAAAKGEPADVAFVVADAGWKYLSTGAYSGTLDDAAARLDGELWA, from the coding sequence ATGGCGCGCTACGAGTCGCTGCTCGACGCGCTCGGCGGCACCCCGCTGGTCGGGCTGCCCCGGCTTTCGCCGACCCACGACGTGCGGTTGTGGGCGAAGCTGGAGGACCGCAACCCGACCGGTTCGATCAAGGACCGGCCCGCGCTGGCGATGATCGAGGCCGCCGAGCGGGAGGGCGTGCTGCGCCGCGGGTCGACCATTCTGGAGCCGACCTCGGGCAACACCGGTATCGCGCTGGCGATGGCGGCGAAGCTCAAGGGCTACGGGCTGGTCTGCGTGATGCCGGAGAACACCTCGGCCGAGCGCAAGCAGCTGCTGCAGGCCTACGGCGCGCGGATCGTGTTCTCCCCGGCGGCCGGCGGGTCGAACGAGGCGGTCCGGCGCGCGAAGGAACTGGCCAAGGCCAATCCCGAGTGGGTGATGCTCTACCAGTACGGCAACCCGGCGAACGCCGACGCGCACTACCGGGGAACGGGTCCGGAGCTGCTGAAGGACCTGCCGACGGTGACGCACTTCGTCGGCGGGCTCGGCACCACCGGCACCCTGGTCGGTGTCGGCCGGTACCTGCACGAGGCGAAGCCGGACGTGCAGATCATCGCGGCCGAGCCGCGGTACGGCGAGCTGGTCTACGGGCTGCGGAACATCGACGAGGGCTTCGTGCCCGAGCTGTACGACGCGAGCGTGCTGAACGGGCGCTACTCGGTCGGCGCCTACGACGCGCTCCGGCGCACGCGGGAACTGCTTGAGCACGAAGGCATCTTCGCGGGGATCTCGACCGGTGCCGTGCTGCACGCGGCCCTGGCCGTGGCCGAGAAGGCCGCCGCCAAGGGCGAACCGGCCGATGTCGCCTTCGTGGTCGCGGACGCGGGTTGGAAGTACCTGTCCACCGGCGCCTACAGCGGCACCCTGGACGACGCCGCCGCCAGGCTGGACGGCGAACTCTGGGCCTGA
- a CDS encoding MoaD/ThiS family protein, translated as MAVNVSIPTILRTHTGGEKSVEASGKTVLEVIDDVESRHGGIKARLVKDEKLHRFINVYVNDEDVRFAGGLEAEVKDGDTLTILPAVAGGAR; from the coding sequence ATGGCCGTGAACGTGTCCATCCCGACCATCCTGCGCACGCACACCGGCGGCGAGAAGTCCGTCGAGGCGAGCGGCAAGACGGTGCTCGAGGTGATCGACGACGTGGAGAGCCGCCACGGTGGTATCAAGGCGCGCCTGGTCAAGGACGAGAAGCTGCACCGGTTCATCAACGTCTACGTCAACGATGAGGACGTGCGCTTCGCCGGGGGCCTGGAAGCCGAGGTCAAGGACGGCGACACGCTGACCATCCTGCCCGCGGTGGCCGGCGGCGCGCGCTAG
- a CDS encoding Mov34/MPN/PAD-1 family protein: MLRIRRELVDEIVAHARRDHPDEACGVIAGPDDGSDRPERFIPMLNAARSPTFYEFDSGDLLKLYREMDANDEVPVVIYHSHTATEAYPSRTDVSYASEPFAHYVLVSTRDPEVHELRSYRIVDGEITEEPVEIEE, encoded by the coding sequence GTGCTTCGGATCCGCCGTGAACTAGTCGACGAGATCGTCGCGCACGCCCGCCGGGACCACCCGGACGAGGCGTGCGGGGTGATCGCCGGGCCGGATGACGGCTCGGACCGCCCCGAGCGGTTCATCCCCATGCTGAACGCGGCACGCTCGCCGACGTTCTACGAGTTCGACTCCGGTGATCTGCTCAAGCTCTACCGCGAGATGGACGCCAACGACGAGGTGCCCGTGGTGATCTACCACTCGCACACCGCCACCGAGGCCTATCCCTCGCGCACCGACGTGTCCTACGCCTCCGAGCCGTTCGCGCACTACGTGCTGGTCTCCACCAGGGATCCCGAGGTGCACGAACTCCGGTCGTACCGGATCGTCGACGGTGAGATCACCGAGGAGCCGGTCGAGATCGAGGAATAA
- a CDS encoding P1 family peptidase translates to MNALTDVPGVLVGHHERVGDGWATGTTVVLVPDGAVGAVDQRGGAPGTRETNLLEPENLVQRVNAICLSGGSAYGLAAADGVMRWLGERSKGFLVGAQPHEVVPIVPAAVLFDLPRSDWGNRPDASFGYAACEAAAAGWFAQGTVGAGAGAAVGSLKGGIGTASERVGEFVVGALAAVNASGEAVDLRTGRPFAADHEVDGEFGVRWPDRPGDVEAAPTDLNTTIGVVATDAALSKAEARRLAVAAQDGLARTVRPAHTMFDGDTVFALATGARQLPVVEGPFADASRAGALDQLCSAAARVFARAMVHGLLAATGAGGLRAYRDVWPEAFPD, encoded by the coding sequence ATGAACGCGCTCACCGATGTGCCCGGCGTGCTGGTCGGGCACCACGAGCGGGTCGGCGATGGCTGGGCCACCGGCACCACGGTGGTGCTCGTGCCCGACGGCGCGGTCGGCGCGGTCGACCAGCGCGGCGGCGCGCCCGGCACCCGCGAGACGAACCTGCTCGAGCCGGAGAACCTGGTGCAGCGGGTCAACGCGATCTGCCTGTCCGGCGGGAGCGCGTACGGGCTGGCCGCGGCCGACGGCGTGATGCGCTGGCTCGGCGAGCGGTCGAAGGGCTTCCTGGTGGGTGCCCAGCCGCACGAGGTGGTGCCGATCGTGCCCGCCGCGGTGCTGTTCGACCTGCCGCGCAGCGACTGGGGCAACCGCCCGGACGCCTCGTTCGGCTACGCGGCCTGCGAGGCCGCCGCGGCGGGTTGGTTCGCGCAGGGCACGGTCGGCGCGGGCGCCGGGGCGGCGGTCGGTTCGCTCAAGGGCGGCATCGGCACGGCGAGCGAGCGCGTCGGCGAGTTCGTGGTCGGGGCGCTGGCCGCGGTGAACGCCTCCGGTGAGGCCGTCGACCTGCGCACGGGCCGTCCGTTCGCGGCGGACCACGAGGTGGACGGCGAGTTCGGGGTGCGCTGGCCGGACCGGCCGGGTGACGTCGAAGCGGCGCCGACCGACCTGAACACCACGATCGGCGTGGTCGCGACGGATGCGGCGTTGTCGAAGGCCGAGGCTCGGCGGCTGGCCGTCGCCGCGCAGGACGGGCTCGCGCGGACCGTGCGCCCGGCGCACACCATGTTCGACGGCGACACCGTGTTCGCGCTGGCCACCGGGGCGCGTCAGCTGCCCGTGGTGGAGGGCCCGTTCGCCGACGCGTCGCGGGCCGGAGCGCTCGACCAGCTGTGCTCGGCCGCCGCGCGGGTGTTCGCCAGGGCGATGGTGCACGGCCTGCTGGCCGCCACCGGGGCCGGTGGCCTGCGTGCCTACCGCGACGTGTGGCCGGAAGCCTTCCCGGACTGA
- a CDS encoding DUF2017 domain-containing protein → MKPWRRKGARLQAGFEQQEAAVLRGLISQVDDMLRARSEEAPQDELAELTGIRTGPSEAPSDPVLSRLLPDFHRLDPDTPAKEDLDSAAALRSLHEPELLDAKVGVAAVVLETLSPDGGEVRLSFEQADAWLSALNDVRLALGTALDVTEDMPDELPPEDPRAPHLGVYHWLTWVQESLVQALTE, encoded by the coding sequence GTGAAGCCGTGGCGCCGCAAGGGCGCGCGCTTGCAGGCGGGCTTCGAGCAGCAGGAGGCCGCGGTCCTGCGTGGGCTGATCAGCCAGGTCGACGACATGCTGCGCGCCCGGTCGGAGGAGGCGCCGCAGGACGAGCTGGCCGAGCTGACCGGCATCCGCACCGGCCCCAGCGAGGCGCCGAGCGATCCGGTGCTGTCGCGGCTGCTGCCCGACTTCCACCGCCTCGACCCGGACACCCCGGCCAAGGAGGACCTCGATTCCGCCGCCGCGCTGCGCTCGCTGCACGAGCCGGAGCTGCTGGACGCGAAGGTCGGGGTGGCCGCGGTGGTGCTGGAGACGCTGTCGCCGGACGGCGGTGAGGTGCGGCTGAGCTTCGAGCAGGCCGACGCCTGGCTGTCCGCGCTGAACGACGTGCGCCTGGCGCTGGGCACCGCGCTCGACGTCACCGAGGACATGCCCGACGAGCTGCCGCCGGAGGATCCGCGCGCGCCGCACCTCGGGGTTTACCACTGGCTGACCTGGGTGCAGGAAAGCCTGGTCCAGGCGCTGACCGAATGA
- the clpS gene encoding ATP-dependent Clp protease adapter ClpS yields MSTPAAEPMVEPSAADLGAEDKPWQTVVWNDPVNLMSYVTYVFQKLFGYSRDHATKLMLDVHHKGKAIVSSGGKEKVEGDVAKLHAAGLWATMEHPS; encoded by the coding sequence ATGAGTACGCCTGCCGCCGAACCGATGGTGGAGCCGTCCGCGGCCGACCTGGGGGCTGAGGACAAACCGTGGCAGACAGTGGTCTGGAACGACCCGGTGAACCTCATGTCGTACGTGACCTACGTCTTCCAGAAGCTGTTCGGGTACAGCCGCGACCACGCCACCAAGCTGATGCTGGACGTGCACCACAAGGGCAAGGCCATCGTCTCCTCCGGTGGCAAGGAGAAGGTGGAGGGTGACGTGGCGAAACTGCACGCCGCCGGGCTCTGGGCGACCATGGAGCACCCGTCGTGA
- a CDS encoding nicotinate phosphoribosyltransferase: MAWTRTGSTALLTDHYELTMLGSALADGTADRPCVFEVFARRLPDGRRYGVVAGTARVVDAIGDFRFTDAEISQLESTAVVDDATLSWLADYEFSGDVDGYAEGELYFPGSPILTVRGSFGEAVVLETLVLSILNHDSAIASAAARMAGAAHGRPIIEMGGRRTHEYAAVAAARAAYLAGFATTSNLEAGRRYGIPTRGTVAHAFMLLHDSEEQAFRAQVDKLGADTTLLVDTYDITAGIETAVRVAGPELGAIRIDSGDVGPLARKARDQLDALGAKDTRIVVSGDLDEHAIAALRAEPVDAYGVGTSVVTGSGAPTAGMVYKLVEVDGRPVAKRSTHKESRGGRKGAFRRHKPTGTALEEVVYPADGPAPELGPDDRELQIPLVRAGQQVEDLPTLDDARQRLRKGLVSLPWEGLKLSHGEPAVPTVFR, from the coding sequence ATGGCCTGGACGCGAACCGGCAGCACCGCACTGCTCACCGACCACTACGAGCTGACCATGCTGGGCAGCGCGCTCGCCGACGGCACCGCCGACCGGCCGTGCGTGTTCGAGGTGTTCGCCAGGCGGTTGCCGGACGGCCGCCGGTACGGCGTGGTGGCGGGCACCGCGCGGGTGGTCGACGCGATCGGGGACTTCCGGTTCACCGACGCCGAGATCAGCCAGCTGGAGTCGACCGCGGTGGTGGACGACGCGACGCTGTCCTGGCTGGCCGACTACGAGTTCTCCGGTGACGTCGACGGGTACGCCGAGGGCGAGCTGTACTTCCCCGGCTCCCCGATCCTCACCGTCCGCGGCAGCTTCGGCGAGGCCGTGGTGCTGGAGACGCTGGTGCTGTCCATCCTCAACCACGACAGCGCGATCGCCTCGGCGGCCGCGCGCATGGCCGGCGCCGCGCACGGCAGGCCGATCATCGAGATGGGCGGGCGCCGCACGCACGAGTACGCCGCGGTCGCCGCCGCCAGGGCCGCCTACCTGGCCGGCTTCGCCACCACCTCGAACCTGGAGGCGGGCCGCCGCTACGGCATTCCCACCCGCGGCACCGTCGCGCACGCGTTCATGCTGCTGCACGACAGCGAGGAGCAGGCCTTCCGCGCGCAGGTGGACAAGCTCGGCGCGGACACCACCCTGCTGGTGGACACCTACGACATCACCGCGGGCATCGAGACCGCGGTCCGGGTGGCCGGGCCGGAGCTGGGCGCCATCCGGATCGATTCCGGCGACGTCGGCCCGCTGGCCCGCAAGGCCCGCGACCAGCTCGACGCGCTCGGTGCCAAGGACACCAGGATCGTGGTCTCGGGTGACCTGGACGAGCACGCCATCGCGGCCCTGCGCGCCGAGCCGGTGGACGCGTACGGCGTGGGCACCTCGGTGGTCACCGGTTCCGGCGCGCCGACCGCGGGCATGGTCTACAAGCTGGTCGAGGTGGACGGCCGCCCGGTCGCCAAGCGCAGCACGCACAAGGAGTCGCGCGGCGGCCGCAAGGGCGCGTTCCGGCGGCACAAGCCGACCGGCACGGCGCTGGAGGAGGTCGTCTACCCGGCCGACGGACCGGCGCCCGAGCTGGGCCCCGACGACCGCGAACTGCAGATCCCGCTGGTCCGGGCTGGACAGCAGGTCGAGGACCTGCCCACCCTTGACGACGCGCGGCAACGCCTGCGCAAGGGGCTGGTCAGCCTGCCGTGGGAGGGCCTCAAGCTGTCGCACGGCGAGCCGGCCGTACCCACCGTTTTCCGCTGA
- a CDS encoding isochorismatase family protein: MANALIVVDVQNDFCEGGALGVAGGADLAARISAFLRENAYDQVVATRDYHIDPGAHFSDEPDFVRSWPRHCEAGTPGAAFHPALDVAPISAVFSKGQYSDGYSGFEGTTETGDTLAEWLRAREVDTVDVVGIATDHCVRATALDAAGAGFTVRVLLGLTAGVSKSTVDKALAELRTAGAELTGTPVVSG, translated from the coding sequence ATGGCGAACGCGTTGATCGTGGTGGACGTGCAGAACGACTTCTGCGAGGGCGGCGCGCTGGGGGTGGCAGGCGGCGCCGACCTGGCGGCGCGGATCTCCGCCTTCCTGCGGGAGAACGCCTACGACCAGGTGGTGGCCACCAGGGACTACCACATCGACCCCGGCGCGCACTTCAGCGACGAGCCGGACTTCGTGCGCTCGTGGCCGCGGCACTGCGAGGCGGGCACCCCCGGCGCCGCCTTCCACCCGGCACTCGACGTCGCGCCGATCTCGGCGGTCTTCTCGAAGGGGCAGTACAGCGACGGGTACTCCGGCTTCGAGGGGACCACCGAAACCGGCGACACCCTGGCGGAATGGCTGCGCGCGCGGGAGGTGGACACCGTCGACGTGGTCGGCATCGCCACCGACCACTGCGTCCGGGCGACCGCGCTGGACGCCGCCGGGGCCGGCTTCACCGTGCGGGTGCTGCTCGGCCTGACCGCGGGCGTCTCGAAGTCCACTGTGGACAAGGCGTTGGCCGAGCTGCGCACGGCGGGCGCGGAACTGACCGGCACCCCGGTGGTCAGCGGCTGA
- a CDS encoding choice-of-anchor P family protein — MSKLRKTRLAVAAACACGGLLVSAGAAQAAPVASASATAGTVDVTAGEQTVREGPIAECRLGVQDTANSPGVEAGTTKFGKTESQCSRAADTGFATSMVRGQRFETKVLRKYGGPVIKVRSFSARCDTTTNGASGLVELSDVTGIEVPPSVPANHTVLIPGDEGKTVAKVVLNEIVVPEPPDGSLTTRAMRIELFPEGGPAEGEIVVGAASCAPYGED, encoded by the coding sequence CTGTCGCGGCGGCGTGCGCGTGCGGCGGGCTGCTGGTCTCGGCGGGTGCGGCGCAGGCGGCACCGGTGGCCAGCGCGTCCGCGACCGCGGGCACGGTCGACGTGACGGCGGGCGAGCAGACCGTGCGGGAAGGGCCGATCGCCGAGTGCAGGCTCGGCGTGCAGGACACCGCCAATTCACCCGGGGTCGAGGCCGGGACCACGAAGTTCGGCAAGACCGAGTCGCAGTGCTCGCGGGCGGCCGATACCGGGTTCGCCACGTCGATGGTGCGCGGGCAGCGGTTCGAGACCAAGGTGCTGCGCAAATACGGCGGCCCGGTGATCAAGGTCCGCTCGTTCAGCGCGCGCTGCGACACCACCACCAACGGCGCCAGCGGCCTGGTCGAGCTGAGCGACGTCACCGGAATCGAGGTGCCGCCGTCCGTGCCGGCCAACCACACCGTCCTTATCCCGGGGGACGAGGGCAAGACGGTGGCCAAGGTGGTGCTCAACGAGATCGTCGTGCCGGAGCCGCCGGACGGCAGCCTGACCACGCGCGCGATGCGCATCGAGCTGTTCCCGGAGGGCGGCCCGGCCGAAGGCGAGATCGTCGTCGGCGCGGCCAGCTGCGCCCCCTACGGCGAGGACTGA